From Oryctolagus cuniculus chromosome 17, mOryCun1.1, whole genome shotgun sequence, a single genomic window includes:
- the ERLN gene encoding small integral membrane protein 6, translating into MNQLKEMWSDEFWENPWDQGGLIVIGLFTTTVLLFILFAVVFGLFPPMERTQCEED; encoded by the coding sequence atgaaccagctgaaggaaatGTGGAGTGATGAGTTCTGGGAGAACCCCTGGGACCAGGGGGGCCTGATTGTGATTGGTTTATTCACCACCACAGTCCTGCTTTTCATCTTGTTTGCTGTTGTGTTTGGCTTATTCCCTCCAATGGAGAGGACCCAGTGTGAAGAGGACTGA